From the genome of Leifsonia sp. 1010:
GAGCAGTTCCACGAGTGGAGGCTAGCCGACGAAGCCGATGCGGCGCGATTCCTCGGTGCCGATCTCGACGTACGCGATGCCCGCGGTCGGGACGACGTAGAGCCGGCCCTTGTCGTCGGTCAGCTGCAGAACACCGGTGCCGCTGGCGAGTGCGCTCTGCACCTGCCCGGCAAGCTCCTCGGCCGACTGCGACGACTCGAAGTTGAGTTCGCGGGGGGCGTTGACGATTCCGATGCGGATCTCCACTGAGGTGCCTTTCGAGTCTGACCGGCGGGTGTGAGTTCAGACTACGGCACACGGCTCGCGGCCCCCGCTCGCGTTCTCTGTCGGCGGACGCCGATACCGTGAAGGACATGATCGCTCGAGGCTTCCGGATGCACCCTGCCGGCACCCTCGCATCCCCTCTTCCAGCAGGTGGCGCGGCGCTCGACGGCTCGCAGTCGGAGGTGCTCCTGCTGCCGGACGGCGCCTCCGCCGCCGTGCTCGGAGCGCCAGGCACGGGCAAGACCACGACGCTGGTGGAGGCCCTGGCCGAGCGCGTGCTCGACCGCGGCTACCGGCCGGATGAGGTGCTGGCGCTGAGCGCCTCGCGCACCGCGGCGACGGCGCTCCGCGACCGCATCGCCCTGCGCCTCGGCGTTCCGACGCAGGGTCCGCTGGCGCGCACGGCGACGTCGCTCGCGTTCCAGCTCGTCGGCGAGCGAGCGCGGCGCATCGGAGCAGAGCCGCCGCGCCTCCTCACCGGAGGCGAGCAGGACCAGATCATCGCCGAGCTGATCAGCGGCCACCTGGAGGACGGAACCGGTCCGGCGTGGCCCGACCCGCTCGTCGAGGAGGTGCGGACACTTCGCGGATTCCGCACCGAGCTGCGCGAGCTCATGGCGCGTTGCGCCGAGCGCGGGGTCACCCCGTCCCGGCTGTCCGAGCTCGGTGCGATCACCGGCCACGACGAGTGGCGCGCCGCAGCCCGCTTCATCGCCGAGTACCAGCTCGTCGTCGACAGCTATCGCGGCGGCTTCGTCGACTCGGCCGAGCTGATCGCGTCGGCGGTCACGGTCATCGCCGAGGGCAGCTCGCTCGACGACCTGCGCGCCGTGTTCGTCGACGACCTGCAGGAGGCCACTGTCGCGACCCTGGCGCTGCTGCGGGCGCTGGCGACGCGCGGTGTCGCCGTGGTCGCGTTCGGCGACCCGGATGTCGCATCCACCACCTTCCGCGGAGCGCAGACCACCGCTCTCGGGCAGCTCGAGGGCCGTCTCGGGGTGCCGGTGACCCGGTTCGTGCTGACCACCGCTCACCGCCAGACGCCCGCGCTGCGCGAGCTGACCGCCCGGGTGACCGAGCGGATCGGCACGGCGGCGGCCGGAGTGCAGCGCATGGCCTCGGCCGGGCG
Proteins encoded in this window:
- a CDS encoding DUF3107 domain-containing protein, coding for MEIRIGIVNAPRELNFESSQSAEELAGQVQSALASGTGVLQLTDDKGRLYVVPTAGIAYVEIGTEESRRIGFVG